The following coding sequences are from one Schizosaccharomyces osmophilus chromosome 1, complete sequence window:
- the ime4 gene encoding mRNA (N6-adenosine)-methyltransferase Ime4: MGIDCPVLYQDERCVLLDSPASIRFEPSLEFITSKPTMKPYPLPEKEHVGSSEEADPLVLQTLDALVQICTWIKKSSNKLGERELVTKHRKVDNEISSSVTHIPEASPYRRSHLVMDFRTKEELTGQYRSMIYILKQIPPVLSIITLQDSSVQEYGLEDLYQQFLCNRSSHIVRLKLNGVKTIVNEDQSVPEWSIFYVPPGASFIMGDVEKTSNVLLEALEDMKLDAVVLDPPWPNRSVARRNTYPVNRHLGYLRDIPIKHLLKKEGIVAVWCTNKKKYIDFIKNDLLPSWNMCYVATWIWLKITMHGDPLFDIHSKMRKPWEQLIIGATPDYLQKHCKRIQENYTLVSVPDYHSRKPSLHPFLKEWLQCDPIGLEVFGRCLLKNWITWGQQPLYFMNSVYWKCNERDDEP; encoded by the coding sequence atgggaATTGACTGTCCTGTTCTATACCAAGATGAACGATGCGTACTTTTAGATTCGCCAGCTTCTATCCGATTTGAACCTTCTCTTGAGTTTATAACCAGTAAGCCTACTATGAAACCATACCCGTTGCCTGAAAAGGAACATGTTGGGTCATCAGAAGAAGCAGATCCGTTGGTATTGCAAACTCTGGATGCTCTTGTACAGATTTGTACTTGGATCAAAAAATCCTCAAATAAGCTTGGTGAAAGAGAATTGGTCACCAAGCACCGAAAGGTTGATAATGaaatttcttcatctgTAACACACATCCCGGAAGCTTCCCCCTACAGGAGAAGCCATTTAGTGATGGACTTTCGGACAAAAGAAGAGCTTACAGGACAATATCGTTCTATgatttatattttgaagcaaatcCCGCCTGTGTTATCCATCATAACACTTCAAGATTCAAGTGTACAAGAGTATGGTCTTGAAGATCTATATCAACAGTTTCTTTGCAATCGGAGCAGCCATATAGTTCGATTAAAATTAAACGGTGTCAAGACGATTGTGAACGAAGATCAATCAGTGCCTGAGTGGTCGATTTTTTACGTTCCTCCCGGGGCTTCTTTTATAATGGGTGATGTTGAAAAAACTTCCAACGTGCTGCTAGAAGCGCTGGAAGACATGAAGTTAGACGCAGTTGTCCTTGATCCCCCTTGGCCAAATCGGTCAGTCGCTAGAAGAAACACATATCCTGTAAATAGGCACTTGGGATACTTGAGAGATATCCCCATCAAACATCtactaaaaaaagaggGTATCGTGGCCGTCTGGTGTacgaataagaaaaagtacATCGACTTTATTAAAAACGATTTGCTTCCTTCCTGGAATATGTGCTATGTTGCGACATGGATTTGGTTAAAAATAACTATGCATGGTGACCCCTTGTTTGAcattcattcaaaaatgcGTAAGCCATGGGAACAATTAATTATAGGAGCTACGCCAGACTATTTGCAAAAGCATTgtaaaagaatacaagaaaattaCACCCTCGTTAGTGTTCCTGATTACCATTCTAGAAAACCTTCTTTACACCCATTCCTGAAAGAGTGGTTACAATGTGATCCCATAGGCTTGGAAGTCTTTGGCAGGtgtcttttgaaaaattggataACCTGGGGTCAACAgcctttatattttatgaaCAGTGTGTATTGGAAATGCAATGAAAGGGACGATGAGCCATAG
- the ppk8 gene encoding serine/threonine protein kinase Ppk8 yields MNLDMTLATENKTEQTFNFVKEKRNSKSDLENEPVVQTVSLSSGRTFGHSQNSIPNCQLVQEDSLYCHAYGINSPRDHLSFPMDDDSHTSRDLDVKLSLLNLEQDHPISSDNLSHIDSNPELSSSSSFSDDNEESSPSRCSSRVPRNSTELCMMNNNRMNPYSRIYRRIAPSDPKHIPPQFHFKKPSKKFYNNIYSKMKLKMSVFPNIKSEVLSSKKETLPPNSSGQVSCYNHSSDLRRLCHFRTVGTKYKLVNRVKPNHKKSIVLAKYGRIGKFVGEGASGYVRLIQESDGSCSHVAKVFRPPIDKRFLRRYVRFFIAEYSIASTLHHPNIVKVYDIIYAKHTIIQVLEYTPLDLFSFVVNGHCFPEKADQLFYQLLHGIEYMHSVGLAHRDVKLDNLMLDKELNLKIIDFGTAFVFHYPFESTMLKAEGLVGSKPYVAPEVLSGKPYDPRAIDAWSCAVVYCCIALKKFPWRAPNESNKRFKTFLAQMKDPTLEIELINSLPEKSRIAIKGMLDPDAEKRWDIGKVLSTSWMKDAALSLNQSN; encoded by the exons ATGAATCTTGACATGACCTTGGCTACcgaaaataaaacagaaCAAACCTTTAATTTCGTGAAGGAAAAGCGTAATTCGAAGTCAGATTTGGAGAACGAACCCGTTGTTCAAACGGTATCATTATCCTCCGGAAGGACGTTTGGCCATTCTCAAAACTCGATTCCGAATTGTCAACTTGTCCAAGAAGATTCTCTGTATTGCCATGCTTATGGTATAAATTCCCCCCGTGATCATTTATCATTTCCCATGGACGATGATAGTCATACCAGTAGAGACTTGGATGTTAAGCTCTCCCTGCTAAATCTCGAGCAGGATCATCCAATATCCTCTGATAATTTATCACACATTGATTCGAATCCGGAGCTTTCTAGTTCATCTAGCTTTAGCGACGATAATGAGGAGTCCTCTCCCAGTCGATGTTCTAGCCGGGTTCCTCGCAATTCCACGGAATTGTGTATGATGAACAATAATCGAATGAATCCTTACAGTCGTATTTATCGTCGTATAGCACCATCGGATCCCAAACATATTCCTCCTCAATTTCACTTTAAAAAgccttccaaaaaattcTACAATAATATTTATTCCAAGATGAAACTAAAAATGTCCGTTTTTCCCAATATCAAAAGCGAAGTATTGtcttcaaagaaagaaacctTACCCCCAAATTCAAGCGGGCAGGTAAGTTGTTATAATCATTCCTCCGATTTGCGTCGCCTTTGTCATTTTCGTACTGTTGGAACAAAATACAAACTGGTGAATAGGGTAAAGCCaaatcacaaaaaaagcatcgTCCTCGCAAAGTATGGAAGAATTGGAAAGTTTGTTGGAGAAGGAGCCAGCGGTTATGTGCGTCTGATACAAGAATCCGATGGCTCTTGTAGTCATGTGGCCAAAGTGTTTCGACCGCCTATTGACAAAAGGTTTTTACGCCGCTATGTTCGCTTTTTTATCGCAGAGTACTCGATAGCTTCTACCCTTCATCATCCCAATATAGTAAAGGTTTACGATATTATTTATGCGAAACATACTATTATCCAAGTTTTAGAATACACTCCTCTcgatttattttcttttgttgttaATGGCCATTGTTTTCCAGAAAAAGCGGATCAACTATTTTATCAGTTACTGCATGGCATTGAATATATGCATTCGGTTGGATTAGCACACAGAGATGTGAAGCTGGATAATTTGATGTTGGATAAAGAACTAAACTTAAAGATTATTGATTTTGGCactgcttttgttttccattaCCCTTTCGAATCTACTATGCTTAAAGCAGAGGGATTAGTTGGGTCGAAACCATATGTTGC TCCAGAGGTTTTAAGTGGTAAACCATATGATCCCCGTGCAATCGATGCCTGGTCGTGCGCAGTGGTCTACTG TTGCATAGCCTTAAAGAAATTCCCTTGGAGAGCTCCAAATGAATCCaataaaagattcaaaaCATTCTTGGCCCAAATGAAAGATCCAACGCTTGAGATTGAGCTGATTAATTCATTACCAGAAAAATCAAGGATTGCTATAAAAGGCATGCTGGATCCTGATGCTGAAAAAAGATGGGATATTGGCAAAGTTTTAAGTACTTCTTGGATGAAAGACGCGGCTCTAAGTCTCAATCAATCTAATTAA
- the nup45 gene encoding nucleoporin Nup45 has protein sequence MFGFNKPASTGFGLGNQGNTSTAGGNLFSQPPASSTAAPNSQSTFGGAGGGLFGQQKPALGAPNPPSGGPFSQSTTAAPAPSTQGTAPSGGLFGQSQQPSTGGLGGSGLFGNKPPATGSTGLFGSSQPQSSGTGLFGQAQPSSTTNQPSTGLFGQTQPSTTPGAGLLGQTQPPAQPSGGLFGQKPAQQSGLFGQSLQKPTTSLFGSTNNQQPNAQSLSTPSIHPTTRYSSLDANVQKYLDDMDKEIFTQIQLAEELQTKSSDVTELVNSVPLDVAEVERRLSSVSTALLIDSDEMELTKKLVDKDTTNARISSRILDLFKTPGAIYPYTSNDPLMSYFEEFVGDADKRTQLYASTIAELEQHLEQVETTPQNNSPDALLRTIKEEHKLFMVLSNRFAQVHDEVKRLQVNNSTAPMFLS, from the exons ATGTTTGGATTCAATAAGCCTGCTTCGACAGGCTTCGGCTTAGGCAACCAAG GAAATACTTCTACTGCTGGAGGCAATCTCTTCTCCCAACCTCCTGCCTCCTCGACTGCTGCCCCCAATTCACAGTCGACATTCGGCGGTGCTGGAGGCGGCCTTTTTGGACAACAAAAACCAGCCTTAGGAGCTCCAAATCCACCAAGTGGAGGACCTTTTTCACAATCTACAACTGCTGCCCCTGCACCGAGTACTCAGGGAACAGCACCTAGTGGCGGTTTATTTGGACAATCACAACAACCATCTACAGGCGGACTAGGTGGTAGTGGTTTATTTGGTAACAAGCCGCCTGCTACTGGATCCACAGGTTTGTTTGGCTCTTCGCAGCCCCAATCCTCTGGTACAGGTCTTTTTGGACAAGCTCAACCATCCTCGACTACGAACCAACCCTCCACAGGTTTGTTCGGACAAACACAACCTTCTACTACTCCAGGCGCTGGGTTATTGGGACAGACACAACCCCCGGCACAACCAAGCGGTGGTCTGTTTGGTCAAAAACCTGCTCAACAAAGTGGACTTTTTGGACAAAGTCTTCAAAAACCAACAACTTCTCTCTTTGGATCTACAAATAACCAACAACCAAATGC GCAATCTCTCTCTACTCCTTCCATTCATCCCACAACTCGCTATTCGAGCCTTGATGCAAATGTTCAGAAATACCTCGACGACATGGA CAAAGAGATTTTCACACAGATCCAGCTTGCTGAAGAGCTGCAGACAAAGTCCTCAGATGTCACCGAATTAGTTAATTCTGTTCCTTTAGATGTAGCCGAAGTAGAGCGT CGCTTATCGTCCGTATCTACTGCTCTACTTATTGATTCTGATGAAATGGAGTTAACAAAAAAGCTTGTTGATAAAGACACTACGAATGCACGAATTAGCTCTCGTATATTGgatcttttcaaaactcCCGGTGCTATATACCCTTATACTTCTAATGATCCTTTGATGTCTTATTTCGAAGAATTCGTTGGCGATGCTGACAAGCGCACTCAATTATATGCTTCCACTATTGCTGAACTTGAACAGCATTTGGAACAGGTTGAGACCACCCCTCAAAATAATAGCCCTGATG CTTTACTTCGAACCATAAAAGAAGAGCACAAACTTTTCATGGTTTTAAGCAATCGCTTTGCACAAGTACATGATGAAGTCAAGAGACTACAAGTGAATAACTCTACAGCACCGATGTTTCTCAGTTAA
- the iss1 gene encoding mRNA cleavage and polyadenylation specificity factor complex subunit Iss1, which produces MSNADPHVEDEEDEYLYGETIAERKEQDTQDAQAESSAEPMSEESDDSDIEFIIETKPGERAEPPGGTSSIYGVGKPGLRKPAERPTVEVKSMEPQETSAAAETAQQIDINPTAKIDGKPIFEVDLESFEDKPWRKPGADISDYFNYGFDEFTWAAYCAKQTTLRDDFSPQKFMASLMGGPMPSGDMNNAPDFQAMMSGFPPFMPMPPPPIAAASQDELNYSRPPFPVPTPTPPLAGSVDSASQMNSGANTPSHGYHSSNGMHPSNLRENESPARSPNHYGRPESGHGPYQQSSASYGGNTPNTMQPSSGGNYNPTRGSYGDRSHNNNYSGPPRRRQMSPDRYGGYSSSRGNGGRYRRNRYN; this is translated from the exons ATGTCAAACGCCGATCCACATGtagaagatgaagaggaTGAATACCTATACGGTGAAACTATCGCGGAACGAAAAGAACAAGACACGCAGGACGCGCAAGCAGAGTCCTCTGCTGAGCCCATGAGCGAAGAAAGCGATGATTCT GACATCGAGTTCATTATTGAAACGAAACCAGGAGAACGAGCTGAACCTCCAGG TGGCACCTCTAGCATTTATGGAGTGGGTAAGCCTGGCCTGCGAAAGCCAGCGGAACGACCAACAGTCGAAGTCAAATCAATGGAGCCTCAAGAAACCTCTGCTGCAGCAGAGACTGCACAGCAAATAGACATTAATCCTACAGCAAAAATAGACGGAAAACCCATTTTTGAAGTAGACCTGGAGTCCTTTGAAGATAAGCCCTGGCGGAAACCTGGTGCTGACATCTCTGACTACTTCAATTATGGGTTTGACGAATTCACGTGGGCAGCATACTGTGCCAAACAAACAACTTTGCGTGATGATTTTAGCCCTCAAAAGTTTATGGCTAGTCTCATGGGAGGCCCTATGCCATCCGGTGATATGAATAATGCCCCAGACTTCCAAGCTATGATGTCTGGCTTCCCCCCCTTCATGCCAATGCCACCTCCTCCTATCGCTGCAGCTTCCCAAGACGAACTCAACTACTCACGTCCCCCTTTCCCCGTTCCCACTCCTACACCTCCTCTTGCCGGTAGTGTGGATTCTGCATCGCAAATGAATAGTGGTGCAAACACTCCTTCACATGGATACCATAGTTCCAATGGTATGCATCCTTCCAACTTACGAGAAAATGAAAGTCCTGCTCGTTCACCGAACCATTATGGCAGGCCTGAAAGTGGCCACGGTCCATATCAGCAAAGCTCTGCTAGCTATGGTGGCAATACCCCAAATACTATGCAACCGTCGTCTGGAGGTAATTATAACCCGACTAGAGGCTCTTATGGCGATCGCTCTCACAATAACAATTACTCCGGACCACCTAGACGGCGACAAATGTCTCCAGACAGATACGGTGGTTATTCTAGTTCTAGAGGAAATGGCGGCCGGTATCGTCGAAATCGCTACAACTGA
- a CDS encoding SOCG_02034-like, conserved protein: MAGQFSKKSSGYGGFYGKSARDDPRVSNLYNEDDIDEGSLGLEDEDFGTERTSGYATRSSGNANDYGVENVLGDEGYEDEDTLDTGDFAQEESIRGKNLGNVRGGYKATLHNPNTSESTKKHAHEVLDELDDETQDY, encoded by the coding sequence ATGGCAGGTCAATTTTCTAAGAAGAGTTCTGGCTACGGTGGTTTCTACGGAAAGTCCGCTCGTGATGATCCCAGGGTTTCAAACCTTTACAATGAAGATGACATAGATGAAGGTTCTCTTGGCcttgaagatgaagatttcGGAACTGAAAGAACATCTGGCTATGCTACTCGCTCGTCTGGAAACGCAAACGACTATGGAGTAGAGAACGTTTTGGGCGACGAAGGATATGAAGACGAAGATACCCTCGATACTGGTGATTTCGCACAAGAAGAGTCTATCCGGGGCAAAAATCTTGGCAATGTTCGTGGTGGTTATAAAGCCACTTTGCATAATCCCAATACATCCGAAAGTACCAAAAAGCATGCCCATGAGGTACTAGATGAATTGGATGACGAGACGCAAGATTATTAA